One region of Amphiprion ocellaris isolate individual 3 ecotype Okinawa chromosome 9, ASM2253959v1, whole genome shotgun sequence genomic DNA includes:
- the LOC118471675 gene encoding putative C-type lectin domain family 20 member A: MSWHEAQQYCTEKYTDLATIESMDDISRLKADFSYSWAWIGLKDDPKSWKTLTNDTNSWRWSATGETSKTTFNNWKADEPNSKHGNENCVQMGAGGLWSDKNCELLKTSVCYTVTEQNKKTYAHISTLKTWSSAQEYCRTHYTDLAVIENGAENAEVDSVRQLKGEAWIGLYRVPWVWTDKSQSSFRHWTTSSLNNSGGNQFCMTESGSDHYWDDGDCEEYHVFLCHQVSKVKRVMKLVIVTDADLTNPAINSQLLLQFGAMLRNQGYTDVKLQWKIQPR, translated from the exons ATGAGCTGGCATGAAGCTCAACAGTACTGCACAGAGAAATACACTGACCTGGCCACCATTGAGAGCATGGACGACATAAGCAGGCTAAAAGCTGATTTTTCCTATTCGTGGGCGTGGATTGGACTAAAGGATGACCCAAAGTCCTGGAAGACTCTGACCAATGACACCAACTCATGGAGATGGTCAGCGACTGGTGAAACGAGCAAAACCACTTTCAACAACTGGAAGGCTGACGAACCAAACAGCAAACATGGGAATGAAAACTGTGTGCAGATGGGCGCTGGTGGACTATGGTCTGATAAGAACTGTGAATTGCTCAAAACTTCAGTTTGTTACACCG TTACagagcaaaacaagaaaacgtACGCGCACATTTCAACATTGAAAACATGGAGCTCTGCTCAAGAATACTGCAGGACTCACTACACCGACTTGGCAGTGATCGAGAACGGTGCAGAAAACGCTGAAGTCGATTCTGTAAGACAACTCAAGGGTGAAGCTTGGATCGGTCTGTACCGTGTGCCGTGGGTGTGGACCGACAAGAGCCAAAGCTCCTTCAGACACTGGACTACTTCCAGCCTAAACAACTCTGGTGGTAATCAGTTCTGTATGACTGAGAGTGGAAGCGATCATTACTGGGACGATGGAGACTGTGAGGAATACCATGTGTTCCTCTGCCACCAAG TTTCAAAGGTGAAGAGGGTGATGAAGCTGGTGATTGTGACTGACGCTGACCTGACCAATCCAGCTATAAACAGCCAGCTCCTCCTGCAG TTTGGTGCCATGCTAAGAAATCAGGGATACACTGATGTCAAACTGCAGTGGAAGATTCAGCCCAGATAG